A single region of the Thunnus maccoyii chromosome 10, fThuMac1.1, whole genome shotgun sequence genome encodes:
- the twist1b gene encoding twist-related protein 1b — protein MSEENMGEESSSPPVSPVDSLSNSEGELDRQPKRCGRKRRSSRKNGEDSDSPTPGKRGKKSSSSSPQSFEELQTQRVMANVRERQRTQSLNEAFASLRKIIPTLPSDKLSKIQTLKLAARYIDFLYQVLQSDELDSKMSSCSYVAHERLSYAFSVWRMEGAWSMSTSH, from the coding sequence ATGTCTGAGGAAAATATGGGGGAAGAGTCGAGCAGCCCCCCTGTCTCTCCTGTGGACAGCCTGAGCAACAGCGAGGGGGAGCTGGACAGACAGCCGAAGAGAtgtgggaggaagaggagatcgAGCAGGAAAAACGGGGAGGACTCAGATAGCCCGACCCCTGGGAAAAGAGGGAAGaagtccagcagcagcagcccccAGTCTTTCGAGGAGCTCCAGACGCAGCGGGTCATGGCCAACGTCCGGGAGCGTCAGAGGACCCAGTCTCTCAACGAGGCGTTCGCAAGTTTGCGGAAAATTATCCCCACTTTGCCTTCGGACAAACTCAGCAAAATACAGACCCTAAAACTTGCAGCCAGATACATCGACTTCCTCTACCAGGTGCTGCAGAGCGACGAGCTGGACTCCAAAATGTCAAGTTGTAGTTATGTGGCGCATGAGAGGCTGAGCTACGCCTTCTCTGTATGGAGGATGGAAGGCGCTTGGTCCATGTCAACATCTCACTAA